In Tsuneonella dongtanensis, a single window of DNA contains:
- a CDS encoding prephenate dehydratase, producing MSSFPAPARAMVEAMQASAAEDPARAVAFAGAPGANSHRAALEMVPGCLPLPCFSFEDAIDAVKAGRAGCAAIPIENSQHGRVADIHFLLPESGLKIVAEHFLRINHALMALSEGPFEAAYSHPQALGQSRRYLRERGIVPLSYADTAGAAAHVAERGEAAIAAIAPPLAAELYGLKIVESDVEDAADNTTRFLLLAAEALDPATIGRTAITTFVFEVKNVPAALYKALGGFATNGVNMTKLESYQAGASFSATMFYADIIGAPGEPAVDRALEELAFHCKELRMLGTYPQERARG from the coding sequence ATGAGCAGTTTCCCCGCCCCCGCGCGCGCGATGGTCGAAGCGATGCAGGCGTCGGCCGCCGAGGACCCCGCACGCGCGGTCGCCTTCGCCGGAGCGCCCGGCGCGAACTCGCACCGCGCCGCGCTGGAGATGGTGCCCGGTTGCCTCCCGCTGCCGTGCTTCTCGTTCGAGGACGCGATCGACGCGGTGAAGGCTGGCCGCGCGGGCTGTGCGGCGATCCCGATCGAGAACAGCCAGCACGGCCGCGTGGCGGACATTCATTTCCTGCTCCCCGAAAGCGGCCTCAAGATCGTCGCCGAACACTTCCTGCGCATCAACCACGCCCTGATGGCGCTGTCCGAGGGCCCGTTCGAGGCCGCGTACAGCCACCCCCAGGCGCTGGGTCAGTCGCGCCGCTACTTGCGCGAGCGGGGCATCGTGCCGCTCAGCTATGCTGACACCGCCGGCGCGGCAGCCCACGTTGCCGAGCGCGGCGAGGCGGCCATCGCGGCCATCGCCCCGCCCCTTGCCGCCGAGCTCTACGGCCTGAAGATCGTGGAGAGCGACGTCGAGGATGCGGCCGACAACACCACCCGGTTCCTTCTCCTCGCAGCCGAGGCGCTGGACCCCGCCACGATCGGTCGGACCGCGATCACCACCTTCGTGTTCGAGGTGAAGAACGTGCCGGCCGCGCTCTACAAGGCGCTGGGAGGGTTCGCGACCAACGGGGTCAACATGACCAAGCTCGAAAGCTACCAGGCGGGCGCGAGCTTTTCGGCGACGATGTTCTATGCCGACATCATCGGCGCCCCGGGCGAGCCTGCCGTCGACCGCGCGCTCGAGGAACTGGCGTTTCATTGCAAGGAATTGCGCATGCTCGGCACATACCCGCAGGAACGCGCGCGGGGTTAG
- a CDS encoding c-type cytochrome, with amino-acid sequence MQDRFNTAAGWVLFSGIIALGLSSVSAKYFQADKPHRPHEMGYPIEGVEEEGVGGESGPDLATLLASGDVAAGEKAAQGRCGTCHTFDQGGAAKQGPNLYAVLGTPIGKHAAGFAYSSALSGHGGEWTYENMDAWLKSPKAFAAGTKMSFAGLSNAQDRANIILYMKQQGGGPALPTPAAAPAAEDAEAAAAGDPTAAAGPAATAGADAAGAVAAPAGEGPAKSTVPVQ; translated from the coding sequence ATGCAAGATCGTTTCAACACCGCCGCTGGCTGGGTCCTGTTCTCCGGCATCATCGCGCTCGGCCTTTCGAGCGTGAGCGCGAAGTACTTCCAGGCCGACAAGCCCCACCGTCCGCACGAGATGGGCTATCCCATCGAAGGCGTCGAGGAAGAGGGCGTCGGCGGGGAATCGGGTCCGGATCTCGCGACGCTGCTCGCCTCGGGCGACGTGGCTGCGGGCGAGAAGGCCGCGCAGGGCCGCTGCGGCACCTGCCACACCTTCGACCAGGGCGGTGCTGCCAAGCAGGGTCCGAACCTCTACGCAGTGCTCGGAACCCCGATCGGCAAGCACGCTGCCGGCTTTGCCTATTCAAGCGCGCTCTCCGGCCACGGCGGCGAGTGGACTTACGAGAACATGGATGCCTGGCTGAAGAGCCCGAAGGCATTCGCCGCGGGAACGAAGATGAGCTTCGCCGGCCTGTCGAACGCGCAGGATCGTGCCAACATCATCCTCTACATGAAGCAGCAGGGCGGCGGCCCGGCCTTGCCGACCCCCGCCGCGGCCCCTGCGGCCGAAGATGCGGAAGCGGCCGCAGCCGGCGATCCGACGGCGGCGGCAGGTCCGGCGGCGACGGCAGGCGCGGATGCGGCAGGCGCGGTCGCAGCCCCCGCGGGCGAAGGCCCTGCGAAGAGCACCGTTCCGGTTCAGTGA
- a CDS encoding RlmE family RNA methyltransferase: protein MTRSGGRSGKDPGKRVKTARGRTASSNRWLSRQLNDPYVRQAKAEGYRSRAAYKLIELDEKFGILKGAKRVVDLGVAPGGWAQVVRKKRPQAAVVGIDLLPTEPLEGATFLEMDFMADAAPAALVEALGGQADLVLSDMAANTVGHKATDHLRTMGLVEAAAWFAVENLEPGGAFVAKVFAGGTDADILALLKKHFRSVKHAKPPASRKDSSEWYVIAQGFKGT from the coding sequence ATGACCCGGTCGGGAGGCCGGTCGGGCAAGGATCCCGGCAAGCGGGTGAAGACCGCGCGCGGTCGCACCGCATCCTCGAACCGCTGGCTGTCGCGCCAGCTCAACGATCCCTACGTCCGCCAGGCCAAGGCCGAGGGCTATCGCAGCCGCGCGGCCTATAAGCTGATCGAGCTCGATGAGAAGTTCGGCATCCTGAAGGGCGCGAAGCGCGTGGTCGATCTCGGCGTGGCGCCGGGCGGCTGGGCGCAAGTCGTGCGCAAGAAGCGCCCGCAGGCCGCGGTCGTCGGCATCGACCTTCTGCCCACCGAACCGCTCGAGGGCGCCACCTTCCTCGAGATGGATTTCATGGCCGACGCCGCCCCCGCCGCGCTGGTCGAGGCGCTCGGCGGACAGGCCGACCTCGTGCTGTCGGACATGGCGGCCAACACGGTGGGCCACAAGGCAACCGACCACCTGCGCACGATGGGCCTCGTCGAAGCGGCAGCCTGGTTTGCGGTCGAGAACCTGGAGCCGGGCGGCGCCTTCGTCGCCAAAGTCTTTGCCGGCGGCACCGACGCGGACATCCTCGCGCTGCTCAAGAAGCATTTCCGCTCCGTAAAGCATGCCAAGCCCCCTGCCAGTCGCAAGGACTCGAGCGAATGGTACGTCATCGCGCAGGGGTTCAAGGGAACCTGA
- a CDS encoding Ppx/GppA phosphatase family protein produces MAGLFPPDTNKNSGRKTGGKRGRSSGKVADFRYKRPSQSTPPSNGAAPKSVAQVIPQGDRSTRRQAYAALDLGTNNCRLLIARPEGEHFTVIDAFSRVVRLGEGLAASGRLSDEAMDRALGALQVCAEKLRRRNVFLARSVATEACRRAANGAAFIDRVRAETGIALDIISAQEEARLAVLGCHILLEQGHGPAVIFDIGGGSTELVLIEPGERVPRIIDWASVPWGVVSLTDTVGRGEGSSEADRLERYNRMRMLVSDSFAPFAERVVGASRAEDIRLLGTSGTVTTLASLHLELPQYDRRAVDGLIVPAASMRDISVRLSTMAPEDRRQLPCIGNDRADLVVAGCAILESILDIWPAEKLGVADRGIREGILRSLMAGSLTPIRSQ; encoded by the coding sequence ATGGCGGGTCTATTTCCGCCGGACACGAACAAGAATTCGGGAAGGAAGACAGGCGGCAAAAGGGGCAGATCGTCCGGCAAGGTAGCCGATTTCCGCTACAAGCGTCCCTCGCAGTCCACTCCCCCGAGCAACGGTGCAGCGCCGAAAAGCGTCGCGCAGGTCATCCCCCAGGGGGATCGCAGCACGCGCCGCCAGGCCTATGCCGCGCTCGACCTGGGCACCAACAACTGCCGCCTGCTGATCGCCCGCCCCGAAGGCGAGCACTTCACCGTCATCGATGCCTTCAGCCGCGTGGTTCGCCTCGGCGAGGGACTGGCTGCCAGCGGCCGTCTTAGCGATGAGGCGATGGACCGCGCGCTCGGTGCACTGCAGGTCTGCGCCGAGAAACTGCGCCGCCGGAACGTGTTCCTTGCCCGCTCGGTGGCGACCGAAGCGTGCCGGCGTGCCGCGAACGGCGCCGCGTTCATCGACCGGGTGCGGGCCGAGACCGGCATCGCGCTCGACATCATCTCCGCGCAGGAAGAGGCGCGACTCGCCGTGCTCGGGTGCCACATCCTGCTGGAACAGGGGCACGGTCCCGCGGTCATCTTCGATATCGGCGGCGGGTCGACCGAACTCGTCCTGATCGAACCGGGCGAGCGGGTGCCGCGAATCATCGACTGGGCGAGCGTGCCCTGGGGCGTCGTCTCGCTGACCGATACCGTGGGCCGGGGCGAAGGGTCTTCGGAGGCCGATCGTCTCGAGCGCTACAATCGCATGCGGATGCTGGTGTCGGACAGCTTCGCCCCGTTTGCCGAGCGCGTCGTCGGCGCGTCGCGCGCCGAGGATATCCGCCTTCTCGGCACCAGCGGAACGGTCACGACGCTCGCCAGCCTGCACCTCGAGTTACCGCAATACGACCGCCGCGCGGTCGACGGCCTGATCGTCCCCGCCGCCTCGATGCGCGACATCAGCGTGCGGCTTTCCACGATGGCGCCGGAGGATCGCCGGCAACTGCCGTGCATCGGCAACGACCGCGCCGACCTCGTGGTGGCGGGTTGCGCCATCCTCGAATCGATCCTCGACATCTGGCCGGCCGAGAAGCTCGGCGTGGCCGACCGCGGCATCCGCGAAGGTATCCTGCGCAGCCTGATGGCGGGCAGCCTCACACCGATTCGCAGCCAATGA
- a CDS encoding LOG family protein, which produces MTEREERDLSHRKFYRAEQEAAFSEKSTPDTPQTRHPAYRLAFQDTDFLLREELRPVRFQLELLKPEMLLDEAGVGSTLVMYGSARIPSPDHAEALVKNANEENKVVAERLAAKAKYYDEAYKLARMVSERAIVEDGKRQFVICSGGGPSIMEAANKGASDAGAESIGLNIVLPHEQAPNRFVTPYLSFQFHYFALRKMHFLLRAKAVAVFPGGFGTFDEFFELLTLIQTGKIRPMPILLFGKDFWTRIIDWEAFAEEGTISKTDLDLFRWCETADEAWGHIKAFYDLGD; this is translated from the coding sequence ATGACCGAACGAGAAGAGCGCGATCTTTCCCATCGCAAGTTTTACCGCGCCGAGCAGGAAGCGGCGTTCTCCGAAAAGAGCACGCCCGACACGCCGCAGACCCGCCATCCGGCCTACCGGCTGGCGTTCCAGGATACCGATTTCCTGCTGCGCGAGGAATTGCGGCCCGTGCGCTTCCAGCTCGAGCTCCTGAAGCCCGAGATGCTGCTCGACGAGGCCGGCGTGGGTTCGACGCTGGTGATGTACGGCTCTGCCCGCATTCCTTCGCCCGACCACGCCGAAGCGCTGGTCAAGAACGCGAACGAGGAGAACAAGGTCGTCGCCGAGCGGCTCGCGGCCAAGGCCAAATATTACGACGAGGCCTACAAGCTCGCCCGGATGGTCAGCGAACGCGCGATCGTCGAGGACGGAAAGCGCCAGTTCGTGATCTGCTCGGGCGGCGGGCCGTCGATCATGGAGGCGGCCAACAAGGGCGCAAGCGATGCCGGGGCCGAATCGATCGGGCTCAACATCGTGCTTCCGCACGAGCAGGCGCCGAATCGTTTCGTCACGCCGTATCTCAGCTTCCAGTTCCACTACTTCGCGCTGCGCAAGATGCACTTCCTGCTGCGCGCCAAGGCGGTCGCCGTGTTCCCCGGCGGTTTCGGCACGTTCGACGAGTTCTTCGAGCTGCTGACCCTGATCCAGACCGGCAAGATCCGCCCGATGCCGATCCTGCTGTTCGGCAAGGACTTCTGGACCCGGATCATCGACTGGGAGGCCTTCGCCGAAGAAGGGACGATCTCGAAGACGGATCTCGACCTGTTCCGCTGGTGCGAGACTGCCGACGAGGCCTGGGGCCACATCAAGGCATTCTACGACCTCGGCGACTAG
- the thiD gene encoding bifunctional hydroxymethylpyrimidine kinase/phosphomethylpyrimidine kinase yields the protein MTRTPPRILAIAGSDSSGGAGIQADIKTIAMLGGYAMTAITTVTAQNTVGVQAIAPMSGDVVAEQIRSCLSDIGADAIKVGMVHDLEIIEGIAGALDALPEGARVVLDPVMIATSGAALIAPEAIAALKERLFPLATVITPNFPELEHLAGRTLPDRDEIAAASLALAQQYGCAVLAKGGHAPSDDEGDDRIVDLLMMPDGEFAQFADPRIATVHTHGTGCTLSSAIATLLGHGLPLEHSVRLARQFVRRAIAAAPGFGRGGGPLGHQAVRGLD from the coding sequence GTGACGAGGACTCCGCCCCGCATCCTCGCCATCGCCGGATCCGACAGTTCGGGCGGCGCGGGCATCCAGGCCGACATCAAGACCATCGCCATGCTCGGCGGATATGCGATGACCGCGATCACCACGGTGACCGCGCAGAACACCGTCGGCGTGCAGGCCATCGCGCCGATGAGCGGCGACGTGGTGGCCGAGCAGATCCGCTCGTGCCTGTCCGATATCGGCGCTGACGCGATCAAGGTCGGCATGGTCCATGACCTCGAGATCATCGAGGGGATCGCCGGCGCGCTCGATGCCCTGCCCGAAGGCGCGCGGGTGGTGCTCGATCCGGTGATGATCGCCACTTCCGGCGCGGCGCTGATCGCGCCCGAGGCGATTGCCGCGCTGAAGGAACGCCTGTTCCCGCTGGCGACGGTGATCACGCCCAATTTTCCCGAACTCGAGCACCTCGCGGGACGCACCCTGCCCGATCGCGACGAAATCGCAGCGGCGTCCCTCGCCCTGGCCCAGCAGTACGGCTGCGCGGTCCTCGCCAAGGGCGGTCACGCCCCGTCGGACGACGAAGGTGACGATCGCATCGTCGACCTGCTGATGATGCCCGACGGGGAATTCGCGCAATTCGCCGACCCGCGGATCGCTACGGTCCATACCCACGGCACGGGCTGTACGCTGTCGTCCGCGATCGCGACCCTGCTCGGCCACGGCCTGCCGCTCGAGCATTCGGTCAGGCTCGCCCGGCAGTTCGTGCGCCGCGCCATCGCGGCCGCACCCGGTTTCGGACGGGGCGGAGGGCCGCTCGGCCACCAGGCGGTGCGCGGCCTCGACTGA
- a CDS encoding DUF1272 domain-containing protein, producing MPLEMRPDCERCGTDLPAEAPGAFICSFECTFCAECADALDDRCPNCGGELMDRPTRAKALQAKYPSSTERKFRG from the coding sequence ATGCCGCTCGAAATGCGCCCAGACTGCGAACGCTGCGGAACCGACCTGCCGGCCGAGGCGCCCGGCGCGTTCATCTGCAGCTTCGAATGCACCTTCTGCGCGGAATGCGCCGACGCGCTCGACGATCGCTGCCCCAACTGCGGGGGCGAGCTGATGGACCGGCCGACCCGGGCGAAGGCCCTGCAGGCGAAATACCCGTCGTCGACGGAGCGGAAGTTCCGCGGGTGA
- the glmM gene encoding phosphoglucosamine mutase: protein MARKFFGTDGIRGRTNAGVMTAATAMKVGQAAGRHFLRGSHRHRVVIGKDTRLSGYMLENALVAGFTSVGMDVVMTGPLPTPAIALLTRELRADVGVMISASHNPYEDNGIKLFGPDGFKLSDEDELAIEALIDEDPVLADAAEVGRARRIDDARGRYIHAVKQCVANDIRFDDLKVVVDCANGAAYQAAPSAIWELGAKVIPLGVSPNGTNINRDVGSTSLAAIKAKVVEEGADIGIALDGDADRLIVVDEKGQTVDGDQIMALIALRMKERGSLRGGGVVATVMSNLGLERHLQANGLTLERTAVGDRYVLERMREGGFNVGGEQSGHMILLDHGTTGDGTVAALRVLASLVRSGKRASELLHQFDPVPQLLKNVRYSGGKPLEHAAVKAAIADAEAELSGKGRLVIRASGTEPLIRVMAEGDDAGQVERVVDTICDAVRSAA from the coding sequence ATGGCACGCAAGTTCTTCGGTACCGACGGCATACGCGGGCGCACCAACGCCGGGGTGATGACCGCCGCCACCGCGATGAAGGTCGGCCAGGCCGCGGGCCGCCATTTCCTGCGCGGCAGCCACCGCCACCGCGTGGTCATCGGCAAGGACACCCGCCTGTCGGGCTACATGCTCGAGAACGCGCTCGTCGCCGGGTTCACCAGCGTCGGGATGGACGTGGTGATGACCGGCCCCCTGCCCACCCCCGCCATCGCGCTACTCACCCGCGAACTGCGCGCCGACGTGGGCGTGATGATCAGCGCGAGCCACAACCCCTACGAGGACAACGGCATCAAGCTGTTCGGCCCGGACGGCTTCAAGCTGTCCGACGAGGACGAGCTGGCGATCGAGGCGCTGATCGACGAGGACCCGGTGCTCGCCGACGCTGCGGAAGTCGGCCGCGCCCGCCGCATCGACGATGCCCGCGGGCGTTATATTCACGCGGTCAAGCAGTGCGTTGCGAACGACATCCGCTTCGACGACCTCAAGGTCGTGGTCGATTGCGCCAACGGGGCCGCCTACCAGGCCGCGCCGTCGGCGATATGGGAACTGGGCGCCAAGGTCATCCCGCTCGGCGTTTCGCCCAACGGCACCAACATCAACCGCGACGTCGGCTCGACTTCGCTGGCGGCGATCAAGGCCAAGGTGGTCGAGGAAGGCGCGGATATCGGCATCGCGCTCGATGGCGACGCCGACCGGCTGATCGTGGTCGACGAAAAGGGCCAGACGGTCGACGGCGACCAGATCATGGCGCTGATCGCCTTGCGCATGAAGGAGCGCGGCTCGCTGCGCGGCGGCGGCGTGGTGGCGACGGTGATGTCCAACCTCGGCCTCGAACGGCACCTGCAGGCGAACGGCCTTACCCTTGAGCGCACTGCGGTCGGCGATCGCTATGTGCTGGAGCGGATGCGCGAAGGCGGCTTCAACGTCGGCGGCGAGCAGTCGGGCCACATGATCCTGCTCGACCACGGCACCACCGGCGACGGCACGGTCGCGGCGCTGCGCGTGCTCGCCAGCCTCGTGCGCTCGGGCAAGCGCGCGAGCGAACTCCTGCACCAGTTCGACCCCGTGCCGCAGCTTCTCAAGAACGTCCGCTACTCCGGCGGAAAGCCGCTGGAACACGCCGCGGTCAAGGCGGCCATCGCCGACGCGGAAGCCGAGCTTTCCGGCAAGGGGCGGCTCGTCATCCGCGCTTCGGGCACCGAACCGCTGATCCGCGTCATGGCCGAGGGCGACGACGCGGGCCAGGTCGAGCGGGTGGTCGACACCATCTGCGATGCCGTGAGGAGCGCCGCCTGA
- a CDS encoding dicarboxylate/amino acid:cation symporter has translation MQESLGEAAGARTERQLVTVRIPAGWTLAGLIAGLLTGIVMARTSALEEVLAVTAPVGALWLRALQATIVPLVAGLLVIGIAQMAMAARAGATARRMLLIVAGVLAFSGLMSAFLTPLLLELFPPPAAAAGVLSAGGEAQEVPGLAAFVESLVASNVVKAAAETAMLPLTLFFAAFAVAVSKLPDEQRTTLLGVFRALANAMLLIIGWVLWVAPVGVFALAVGVGAASGGAAFATLAHYILIVVAVGSVIFVGGYLLAWLGGGISPLRFGKALIPAQTVALSTQSSLASLPAMLVSARKLDLREETAEFVLPLAVAIFRATSPAMNMAVAIYVAHLAGVELSALTLVAGAAVAFIIAIGSVSLPGTISFVISVGPIALAMGVPIGPLALLVAVEMMPDLMRTLGNVTADVGLAAAVDRKRAGDTQP, from the coding sequence ATGCAGGAAAGCCTTGGCGAAGCAGCCGGCGCGCGCACCGAGCGCCAGCTGGTAACGGTGCGCATTCCCGCCGGCTGGACGCTCGCGGGGCTGATCGCGGGGCTGCTGACCGGGATCGTCATGGCGCGCACGAGCGCCCTCGAAGAGGTTCTCGCGGTGACCGCACCGGTCGGTGCGCTGTGGCTGCGCGCGCTGCAGGCGACGATCGTGCCGCTGGTCGCGGGCTTGCTGGTGATCGGCATCGCCCAGATGGCGATGGCGGCGCGGGCCGGGGCGACGGCGCGGCGGATGCTCCTGATCGTCGCGGGGGTGCTCGCCTTTTCGGGGCTGATGAGCGCATTCCTGACCCCGCTGCTGCTCGAGCTGTTCCCGCCGCCCGCCGCGGCCGCGGGCGTGCTTTCGGCGGGCGGTGAGGCGCAGGAGGTTCCGGGCCTTGCCGCTTTCGTGGAATCGCTCGTCGCCTCGAACGTCGTGAAGGCCGCAGCGGAGACCGCGATGCTGCCGTTGACGCTGTTCTTCGCCGCCTTCGCGGTGGCGGTGTCGAAACTGCCCGACGAACAGCGCACGACGCTGCTGGGCGTCTTCCGCGCGCTCGCCAACGCCATGCTGCTGATCATCGGCTGGGTGCTGTGGGTGGCGCCGGTCGGCGTCTTCGCGCTGGCGGTGGGGGTGGGCGCGGCCAGCGGCGGCGCGGCCTTCGCAACGCTCGCGCACTACATCCTGATCGTCGTGGCGGTCGGCTCGGTGATCTTCGTCGGCGGGTACCTGCTGGCGTGGCTCGGCGGAGGAATTTCGCCGCTGCGTTTCGGCAAGGCCCTGATTCCGGCGCAGACCGTGGCGCTTTCCACCCAGAGCTCGCTGGCCAGCCTCCCGGCCATGCTGGTGAGCGCGCGCAAGCTCGACCTGCGCGAGGAAACCGCCGAATTCGTCCTGCCGCTGGCAGTCGCGATCTTCCGCGCGACGAGCCCGGCGATGAACATGGCCGTGGCGATCTACGTCGCGCACCTGGCCGGGGTGGAGCTGTCCGCCCTGACGCTGGTGGCGGGCGCGGCGGTCGCGTTCATCATCGCGATCGGCTCGGTCAGCCTGCCGGGGACGATCAGCTTCGTGATCTCGGTCGGCCCGATCGCGCTGGCGATGGGCGTGCCGATCGGCCCGCTCGCGCTGCTGGTCGCCGTCGAGATGATGCCCGACCTCATGCGCACACTGGGCAACGTCACCGCCGACGTCGGCCTCGCGGCCGCGGTCGATCGAAAAAGGGCGGGCGACACGCAACCGTAG
- a CDS encoding superoxide dismutase, with amino-acid sequence MPFEVTPLPYSDTALAPAISAETLSYHHGKHHKAYIDKTNAAIEGTDMADATLEEVIAKARGSNQGLFNNSAQSWNHGFYWHSLCEHPGHLGDELKTMVDDAFGSLDGLKKELKEKGAGHFASGWVWLVEKGGKLEIGETHDGDTMADQDCNPLLVIDLWEHAYYLDHQNARPAYLDAVVDGKLNWGFAAENLTRGSTWQYPG; translated from the coding sequence ATGCCCTTCGAAGTCACGCCGCTGCCCTATTCCGACACCGCGCTCGCCCCGGCGATCTCGGCCGAAACGCTGAGCTACCACCACGGCAAGCATCACAAGGCGTATATCGACAAAACCAACGCCGCGATCGAGGGCACCGACATGGCCGATGCCACGCTCGAGGAAGTGATCGCCAAGGCGCGCGGGTCCAACCAGGGTCTTTTCAACAACTCGGCACAGAGCTGGAACCACGGTTTCTACTGGCACTCGCTGTGCGAGCACCCCGGTCACCTCGGCGACGAACTCAAGACGATGGTCGATGATGCCTTCGGCTCGCTCGACGGGCTGAAGAAAGAGCTCAAGGAAAAGGGTGCAGGCCACTTCGCCAGCGGCTGGGTGTGGCTCGTCGAGAAGGGCGGCAAGCTCGAGATCGGCGAAACCCACGATGGCGACACGATGGCCGACCAGGACTGCAATCCGCTTCTGGTGATCGACCTGTGGGAGCACGCCTACTATCTCGACCACCAGAATGCGCGTCCGGCCTATCTCGACGCGGTCGTCGACGGAAAGCTTAACTGGGGCTTCGCGGCCGAGAACCTGACGCGCGGATCTACCTGGCAGTATCCTGGTTGA
- a CDS encoding AI-2E family transporter, whose product MSEARPTTDLDAPAVPRRTSRTARMTFAAQELRLISALVVILGLGLFLALPFVLSVGSVVFLPLVTALILTIVLSPLADKLASWGLPNVLASLLSLLVMLSVLVLAAVLILQPAITLFDSLPAILDQLGERFKDLQRQFYWLGEANRQIAEITGETAPEVVVATPSMIEEFAYATPTVVLETLLTFLMAFFMVEARVRMRRRLLLERSDFGASLKAARVIREVQDRVAAYILTVTMINAGVGVVVALGAWALGLDAPVMWGGLAAILNFLPYIGPLTMVAVLALFGVGTADTVFLGIIPAAAYLALHTIESNAVTPAVLGKRFTMNPVLILIALSYFTWIWGVLGALLSVPILLTLTAFFDHVGRPNLVGFLFGEPLFGEPPVAEAAEGVPDGPLPAPHERERTV is encoded by the coding sequence ATGAGCGAGGCGCGTCCCACTACCGATCTCGACGCACCCGCCGTGCCGCGGCGGACCTCGCGCACGGCACGAATGACGTTCGCGGCGCAGGAATTGCGGCTGATTTCGGCGCTGGTGGTGATCCTCGGCCTCGGGCTGTTTCTCGCGCTGCCGTTCGTCCTCTCGGTCGGGTCGGTGGTCTTCCTCCCGCTGGTCACCGCGCTCATCCTGACCATCGTGCTGTCGCCCCTGGCCGACAAGCTGGCGAGCTGGGGCCTGCCCAACGTGCTGGCATCGCTCCTTTCACTGCTGGTCATGCTCAGCGTCCTGGTCCTCGCGGCAGTTCTCATCCTCCAGCCGGCGATCACCCTGTTCGATTCGCTGCCCGCCATCCTCGATCAGCTCGGCGAGCGCTTCAAGGACCTGCAGCGGCAGTTCTACTGGCTGGGCGAGGCGAACCGTCAGATCGCCGAAATCACCGGCGAAACGGCGCCCGAGGTCGTGGTCGCTACGCCGTCCATGATCGAGGAGTTCGCATATGCGACCCCGACCGTGGTGCTCGAAACGTTGCTCACTTTCCTCATGGCGTTCTTCATGGTCGAGGCGCGCGTGCGGATGCGGCGCCGGCTGCTGCTGGAGCGCAGCGACTTCGGCGCAAGCCTCAAGGCCGCGCGGGTCATCCGCGAAGTGCAGGACCGGGTGGCGGCCTATATCCTCACCGTCACCATGATCAACGCGGGCGTAGGCGTGGTGGTGGCACTGGGAGCCTGGGCCCTGGGGCTCGACGCTCCGGTCATGTGGGGCGGGCTCGCGGCGATCCTCAACTTCCTGCCCTACATCGGGCCACTGACGATGGTCGCAGTGCTGGCGCTGTTCGGCGTCGGTACGGCGGACACGGTCTTTCTCGGGATCATACCTGCGGCGGCCTACCTTGCCCTCCACACGATCGAATCGAACGCCGTCACCCCGGCGGTGCTCGGCAAGCGGTTCACGATGAACCCTGTGCTCATCCTGATCGCGCTGAGTTATTTCACTTGGATCTGGGGAGTGCTGGGGGCGCTGCTTTCGGTGCCGATCCTGCTCACGCTGACCGCTTTCTTCGACCACGTGGGGCGCCCCAACCTCGTCGGCTTCCTGTTCGGAGAGCCGCTGTTCGGAGAACCACCCGTCGCCGAAGCGGCCGAAGGAGTGCCCGACGGCCCGCTACCCGCTCCTCACGAGCGCGAGCGGACCGTCTGA
- a CDS encoding sigma-70 family RNA polymerase sigma factor, giving the protein MSEAKRTASEQADFKRELTDVVPHLRAFARGLCGRPDMADDLVQETLLKAWAAQERFEPGTSMRAWTFVILRNAYLTDMRRNRFRGDYDETVAERILTAPAGQEEPIHLSDMRRALLTLPPERREALLLVGAGGFSYEEAAEICGCAVGTIKSRVGRARAALTTMLDDGDVPQRSIEDVNAHRAILEELDEVAAGNGVSEPTR; this is encoded by the coding sequence ATGTCCGAGGCGAAACGGACGGCCTCCGAACAGGCCGACTTCAAACGCGAGCTGACCGATGTCGTGCCTCACCTGCGTGCGTTCGCGCGCGGGTTGTGCGGGCGCCCCGACATGGCCGACGATCTGGTCCAGGAAACCCTGCTCAAGGCATGGGCTGCGCAAGAGCGTTTCGAACCCGGCACCAGCATGCGCGCGTGGACGTTCGTCATCCTCCGCAACGCTTACCTGACCGACATGCGCCGGAACCGCTTCCGCGGCGACTATGACGAGACCGTTGCCGAGCGGATCCTTACGGCGCCGGCCGGGCAGGAAGAGCCGATCCACCTGAGCGACATGCGTCGCGCATTGCTGACCCTCCCGCCCGAGCGGCGCGAGGCACTGCTGCTCGTGGGTGCAGGCGGCTTTTCGTACGAAGAGGCAGCCGAGATCTGCGGCTGCGCCGTTGGAACGATCAAGAGCCGCGTCGGCCGCGCACGGGCTGCGCTGACGACGATGCTCGACGATGGCGACGTTCCGCAGCGTTCGATCGAGGACGTGAATGCCCATCGCGCCATCCTCGAAGAACTCGACGAGGTAGCCGCCGGCAACGGCGTCAGCGAACCGACGCGCTGA